A stretch of DNA from Campylobacteraceae bacterium:
AATCCATCTTCATCCCTATATGCACGATCTCCTGAAAAATACTTATTTTCATGTGTTTTAAAATAGGTTTCATAAAATCTTTTTTTGTTTCCATATATGCCTCTCATTTGCCCAGGCCATGAATTATTTATACATAAATCACCTTCTGCCCTGCCTGTTAAAATCTTAGAATTTTCATCTAATAATAAGGGTTTTATTCCAAAAAAAGGTACGCTTGCACAGCCTGGTTTTAATTTTGTAGCATAAGCTTGCGGGCTTATTAAAATACCACCTGTTTCTGTTTGCCACCAGGTGTCAACAATAGGGCAATTTTGTTTGCCTATGTAATTATAATACCAATGCCAGGTTTTTGGATTAATAGGTTCTCCTACGCTTCCTAGAACGCGTAAAGAGGATAAATTGTAGGGTTTAACATACTCATCACCTTCTTTCATTAAGGTTCTAAGAACTGTGGGTGCTGTATATAAAATATTTACCTTATGTTCTTCTACAATTTTCCAGAATCTTGATGGGTTTGGATACGTAGGCATACCTGCAAAAATGACTGTAGTAGCCCCATTTGCAAGAGGGCCATATACAATATAAGAATGTCCTGTAATCCAACCCACATCAGCAGTACACCAGTAAATGTCTTTTTCTTTATAATCAAAAATCATTTCATGGGTAAAAGAAGCATACACCATATAACCACCAGTAGTATGTAAAATACCTTTGGGTGTTCCTGTTGAGCCTGAGGTATATAAAATAAATAAAGGGTCTTCTGCTTTCATTTGTTCTGGTTCACAAATTTTTTCATACTTGTGTTTAATTTCATGATAATAGATATCTCTTTCTTTATTCATAAATACGTTTGTATTTTTGTGTTTTATGACTAAAACTGTTTTTACTTTGACACCTTTTATTTTTAGGGCTTCATCTACAATATTTTTATATTCAATCTTTTTTCCACCTCTTTGTCCTTCATTTACAGTAATTACAAAGTGTGATTTACAATCTTTTAAGCGTTTTGCAATAGCTAAAGAAGAAAATCCTCCAAAAATAACAGAATGCACAGCCCCAATTCTTGCACAAGCAAGCATGGCAAAAACAGTTTCTTTTATCATGGGCAAATAAATAGTAACTCTGTGGCCTTTTTTTACGCCTAAGTCTTTGAGTGCATTGGCTAAAACACATACTTCTTCATACAGTTGTTTATAACTTATGTGTTCTGCTTGGTTCTCTTCATCTGCTTCACAAATCAGCGCGGTTTGAGAAGCTCTTTTTTGCAAGTGCCTGTCAATACAATTCACACTGGCATTTAAAACTCCTTCTTTAAACCAAGAAATATGTAAATCTTCTTTTTTAAAAGAAACATCTTTTATAGTATTAAAATCATGATACCAAGAAATTCTTTTGGCTATTTTTTTCCAAAAATTTTCATTGTTTAGGAGGGATTCGTTATAAATTTTGGAATAGTTTTTATTATTAAGGTGATGTTTATGTAATAACATCTCTTTGGGTTCAAGTAGAAACTTGTTCATTATAAATCCTTCTTGTTATTGGGTAATAATAAATATTATTAATGATAACGAAGAAGTGATTAGTAGTAAAAAAAGAATTTAATGTAAATTAAAAATTAAACTTTTCTTAAGATTTTAAAGATGTTTTTCTAGCCATGCTTGTTTTTCTTTTTTACTTAAAAAACTCCAAACTAAAATTCTAGATATTTTTTGACCTTGTTTCATTTCAAGAATTTTAATATCAATGGCTTTTAAGTTCTTAAGTTTTCGCTCGAAAATACTTAAGTGCTCTTTTTTAGAAACCAAAGTAGAGAAACAAAAGAAATTCTTTTTATAAAGTGTACTTTGAGAAATAAGTTTAGATATAAACTCTACTTCTCCACCTTGACACCAAAGTTCACTTGCAGTTCCTGAGAAATTAAGTACCGTTTTAGCATATTCATCTTTTTTTAGGTTCTTTATTTTTCTGCTTGAAGCAGCACTGGCATCTTCTTGTGATTTATGAAACGGAGGGTTACAAATACTTGCCATGAAATATTCATCGTTTGAAACAATGTTTTTTAATACATCACTTTGTTTATTTTGGAACCTAAATTCTACTTTATTGTTCAAAGATATATTGGATGCTACAATATTTTTTGCAATGTCTAAAGACTCTTGTGAGCTATCACTTGCTACAAGGTCCCAATCATAAGCAGAACTTGCAATAATAGGATAAATACAGTTAGCACCTGTTCCTATGTCTAAAATCTTTACGTCTTTTCCTCTTGGAATTGTATTGTTATTGTTTTGCATTAAATATTGTGCTAAATAGTGTATATAATCTGCACGTCCAGGAATAGGAGGAATTAAATGCTGCTGTGGTAAATCATAATTCTCTATTTTATAATAGTGTTTTAAGAGCGCTTTATTAAGGGCAAGTACTGCTTTTGTATTAAAAAAATCTATGGATTCATTATTGTATTTATTTATTAATACATATTCTTTTAAAGCAGGGTAAGAAGTACAAAGTTCATCAAAATTGTATTCTTGATTGTGCGGATTGTTTTTATGGAGTGTTTTTGTTTTTTTCATTGTTTATCTTAATGTTTTTTTGTATTATAACCTAATTATATGAGTTGAGAGTGAACAAAACTATTGTAATGCCCCTCTTCTAAAGACAAAGTCTCATGATTTCCTTCTTGTACAATATTCCCTTCATGTAAAACATAAATTTTATTGGCATTTTTTACTGTACTTAAACGATGCGCAATAGTAATAACGGTTTTGTTTTTTAATACTTTTTCTAAATCTGCAAAAAGTCTGGTTTCTGTATGTACATCCAAAGCAGAAGTTGATTCATCGAATATTACAACAGCAGGATCAGCAATAATCATTCGTGCAATGGATAAGCGTTGGCGTTGTCCTCCGCTTAAACGAATTCCATTTTTCCCAACAATGGTATTTAAACCCTCTTTCATGTCATTTATAAGTTCTGTCATTTGAGCTATTTCAAGGGCTTCTTTAATTTTATTATCGCAGATTTCATCATTTCCCATAGTAATATTAAATCTAAGAGTATTATTAAATAAAATAGGCATTTGAAGTACTAAAAATATATTTTCTCTTAAAGAAGATTTTTTAATATCATGAATGGAGATATCATTGTAAAAAATATTCCCACCTTTTAGGGTATAAAAAGAAGATATTATTTGAGCAAGGGTCGTTTTACCTGAACCACTAGCGCCTATAAAAGCCACTTTTTCACCGGCTTTAATAGAAAAAGAAATATCATCTAAAACAATTTTATCTGTATTGTAAAAAAATCGTAGTTTTTTAACATGTATGTCTAAAGCATTGTTTTTAAGTTTTAATATTTCATGGCTGTCTTCTTCTAAATGCAAATCAAGAATTTTATTAATTCTTTTAATGGCTGCTTTTGCAGATGCATAAGAGTACTGCATGGATAAGATATCTTGAATGGGAGTTATTATAAACCAAATATAACCAAACATTGCAAACATTAAACCAATAGATAAATCACTGTAAGCCACCATAATTAAACCAGAGGCTCGTAATACTTCAAAAGCAACTAAAAAAATAGTAAAAGAAAAACGCTCATAAGCCAAACTTTTATAGGCGTATTCATTTGATGTTATTTGCACGTTTTTGGCTTTGTTAATGGCATTTTGAAAAAAGTTCTCTTCTTTATTTGATGCTTTTATTTGTGAAAAAAGTTCTAAAACTTCTGAAATATTGTTTTGAAAATCTTCTACTGCTTCATTTTCTTCTTTTTTTAATACAGAAACATTTTTTGAGATTCTCTTGGATAAGAGCATGATTATTGGTTGTATGGTTAAAATCATAAGTCCAAGCATGGGATGAATAATAATCATTACAACAGAAACGGCGAGAAGTGTTAAAACAGAGGAAATTAATTTTGAACTGCTGGTTATAATAAATGCATCCAAGGTATTAACATCGGTAATTAAATTAGCAGATACAGCGCCAGATCCTAAGGTTTCATATTCATTGATACAAACACGTTTTAAATGCGTAAGAAGTTTTTCTCTTATTTTAAACGTAACATGTTTGGAAATTTTTGTAAAAATTTTAGTAATAATTACTGAGAGAATAAAATATACTATACGCAATATTATGACAGACAAAGTTACAATGCTTATATAATAAAAAGCATCCCCAGATCCTATGATTGTATCAATACTAGCTAAAATTGAACTGGGTTTATCTAAAAGAACTTCGTCCACTAACATAGGCAATAACAAAGGAATGGGAATAGAAATCATTATTGCAAGCACAGTAACAATTTGACCAATTATAAGCGCTTTCTTTTTTTCTAGAACGCTTTGGAAGATGAATTTAAAAGTAATATTTCTTGACATAAGATATTAGACTAGTTCATTTCTTCACAAATATTGGATTTTAATTTTTCATTGTATACACAGTGTAATCCACATTTATAAGTAGCTAAATCTAAGTTTTCTTTTATTAAATAAGATTTTGCAAGTTCTTGACATTTTTTTAAGTCTTTTGTTGTATCTTCCAAAATTAAAAAACGTTTGGTATTGCTAGGATCTGGATAAATAAACGCACTCCACTTGTCTTCTACTTCTTCAAAACATCCTTGAAATAGAACTGCTGTACAAAGTACTAATAAAATATTTTTAATCATAATGCTCACTTTTGTGTTTTTTAAGTCAAAAATAAAAAATAATTAAATTTTATGTATTTTTAACGGGCTTTTGTTAAAGGATTCTAATGAAATATTTCTTAAGATAGGATTTTATTAAGGGTATTCTTCATAATAGTGAACTCTTTAAGTTCTTCTTTTAATCGTAAGTTCTCTAAATACATTTCAATGGCTTTGTTTAATTGTTCAGATATTTTTCCTGTAGATGCTGATTTATTAATCGTATCTGGTTTATATCCAATTTCACTTGCCAGTCTTTTATACGTTAATTGTAAGTCTTTACACACTTGTTTGATAATATTTGGATGCAATTCTTTATAAAGTTCTGTAAAAGAAATATCAAATTCTTCACAAACCTCTTCTAAAATACTTTTTTTATTTAATAAAGAAAGTCTGTGCAGATTTGCAGGAGAATTGGGTTTATAAATATTAAATTTATCTTTTGATACAGATATAAACAGTTTGTTACCATCACATCCAATCATATATTCAAAAGAATCAACTAACGCATTGTTTTCTCTGTGTTTAAATTCTTCTATGAACATCAAAGAGTTAATTGTTTTTGCTTTTGTTTTAGCTTCTTTGTATTCTTCAAAAGTGATTTCAAAATTATGATGTTTATAATCAACATAAATCGAATCTTTTGGCATGTTTCCATTTACTTTTATATGGAAATTTGTTTGTGTATCTCTGTTATTTGAAAATACATTTACTAAATTGTCTATTTTTAGCATATAATTTGATAGAAAATCGTTTATAACTTCTTCTACTTCAGGGATGTCAGTATAACCACATTCTTGGTCTCTTACAATATAAGGGACAGAATTGAATAATTTTCCTACTTGGGGCATTTTAGGTCCTATTATTTTAATATGTGCATTATATGATTTATTTTATTATTAAATGCTTATTTTAGTATAATTATTAAACAATTAAAATATTGATAATATAACTAATTATTTTAATTGCTTAAATGTCTTTTGTTTTTACCAAAAAATTAAAAATATAGACTAAAATATGTTTAACAATATTTAAAAGGTTGGTATTTATGAAAAATTACGATTTGATAATTATAGGAGCTGGACGAGCAAGTAATTTAGCAGTAAAAGCTTCAAAATTGGGAAAAAAAGTTGCATTGATAGAAAAAAGTGCTTTAGGAGGTACTTGTCCCAATAGAGGATGTGTTCCATCAAAGTTATTAATTGGATATGCCCATGTTGCACGTGCTATAAAAGAATCAAAAAAACATTTTATTGAAGCAAGTATTCAAAATATTGATCTTGAGAAAATTTTTGAAGAAAGTAATGCTTATGTTAATGGTATAGATAGTGTATATAAAAATAAATTTAATGAAAATGTTACTGTTTATAAAGGAAATGCAAGTTTTCTTAATAATACTACGGTTAAAGTAAACAATGAAGAATTAAGTGCAAAAATTATTGTTATAGCAACAGGTACAAGACCTATTGCGCCAGAACATCAAAAAGCCTGGAGCAGTGATGATTTATTTCCCTTAAAAACACGTGTTCCTAAATCTATTACTATTGTAGGTTCTGGGTTCATAGCTTGTGAACTTGCGAATTTTTTTGATGCGGTGGGTATTAAAACCAAATTGTTAGTGCGTTCAAATACTTTATTGAAAAATGAAGATGCTTATATTTCTGATATTTTTAAAAAAGAGTTTTCTAAAAATATAGATATTGATTTTGAAACAACACTGGAAGACGTGCAGTATAGTAAGAATGAATTTACAATGAAATTAAAACATAAAAATAAAACAAGTACGCTTCATAAAAGTGAAGCTTTATTATATGCAACAGGAAGAATAGCTAATACGGATACGCTGGAACTAGAAAATACGGACATAAAAATCAAAGCAAATGGTTTTATTAAAAGAGATGCATTTTTCCAAAGTTCTGTAAAAGGAGTTTATGTTGTAGGAGATGCAAGTGGAGAACATATGTTACAACATGCGGCTGCTTATGAAGTGAATTATTTGTACAAAATTTTATTTGCGAATGAAAAAAAACCCTTGGCTTTTAAATATATGCCTCATGCTGTTTTTACTGATCCTGAAATTGCAAGTGTTGGATATACACAAGAAGAATTGGACTCTAATAAGAGAGTTTATGTAAGCTCAACAACAAACTGGTTAGCAAGTGCAAAAGCAATGTCTACCAAACGTACTTATCCCCGTACGAAATTATTAGTAGATCCTGCTTCTTATGAAATATTAGGATGTCATTTAATAGGACCAGAAAGTTCAACCTTGATGCATCAAATTTTGGCAGTAATGCATATAAATAATGATGTAAGGCATTTAAAAGATATGTTGTATATTCATCCTGCATTAAGTGAAGCTATCTTACCAGCAGCCGTAAAAGTAATGGAGGCTGTAAATAATTATAAAGAAAAGAGTCAAGCTTAGTATATGATTTTACACTATTATTATGATATTATTAACAAAAAAAGTGATTAAATGAAAAAATTATTATTAATGCTTCTTTGTTTTTCTTTTGTGTATTGCGAAAACTTTTCAGAAATGAGTACACAGGAGCTTATTGCAATAATGGGCTATGTAAAACCTGCTAAAATAAATAATTTTAAGCGAGAACTTAACTCTAGGCTTTCTACTATGAATGCTTCAGAAAAAAAAGAGTATTTAAAAAATGTTAAAAAGATGAAATAATGAAAAAGAAAATATTTTTATTAGAAGATGATATTACCTTGAATGAAACGATTTCTGAGTATTTAAGTGAAAATGATTATGAGGTCGTATCTATGTTTGATGGTTATGAAGCTTATACTCACTTGTATGAAAACTCTTATGATTTGATTTTACTGGATGTTAATGTTCCTTCATTAAATGGTTTTGAGCTTTTGAAAAACCTACGCAATCATAATATTTTAGTACCTGCTATTTTTTTAACGTCTTTAAATTCAATGGATGATTTTGAAAAAGGCTATGAGAGTGGCTGTGATGATTTTTTACGTAAACCTTTTGAATTAAAAGAACTTCTTTTGCGTATTAAAACCATTATAAAAAACGGTTATTTTCATAATATAAATGAAAGAATAGAAATAGATACAGGTATTTTTTACGATGTTAATAACAATACTTTATATAAAAATGATGAAAAAATAGTTTTAAATCATAAAGAATGTTTGTTATTAAAGTTTTTTTTACAAAAACAAAATACTTTAATTTCTCATGAAGAAATACACCAAGCTCTTTGGGATTATGACGAAGTGTTTAGTGATAATTCTTTGCGAACCTATATTAAAAACTTACGAAAAATATTCGGTAAAGACAGGATAATCAGTGTTAAAAAATTTGGGTATAGATTTACATCAAAGTGAAAAAAAGACTTTATATTCTTTTTTAAGCCTTTATACTTTCCTTTGCCTTGTAATTATCTTTTTTGTCTCTTTTTTATATTTTACTTTTCAAAAAGACTTAATGCTTCAAAATAAAAGAGAAGTATTACAAGCTTATTCCAAAGACTTTATCTTACGTTTAAAAGACTTACATATTAATTTTGACAAATACAAATATTATCCCAGAGATGAAAAATTCAATTCAGCTATTTATGACAGTGAGCAAACGCTTATTTTTTCAACCCTAGAAGCCAAAAATGTTTCTTTAAATGAAGTTATTTATACCAATACTTCTCATATTCATTTTATAGAAGAACCTGAATCTTATTATTTAGGGGCTAAGTATATTGTTATTGAGATAATAGACAAAAATGATTGGTTTTTTAGTGTAAAAAAAGAGATAGCACTTTTTTCAAGTATTGCTTTTATTTTTATGTTTTTAATGGGATTTTTTTTATTAAGATTATTTTTAAAACCAATGAGAGACTCTTTTTTCCTTTTGGATAATTTTATAAAAGATACAACGCATGAGTTAAATACGCCCTTAATGGTTATTACTTCAAATGTTGAAATGCTTAAAAACCATAGTTTTGATGAAAAAATTCAAAAAAAGATAAACAGAATAGAAATTGCAGCACGCACGGTTTCAAATATTTATGATGATTTGACGTATTTAACGCTTAATAATAAAATTATTTCAAAGAATGAGAATATAAACCTAAGTATTTTGTTTCTTCAACGCATTGAATATTTTAAATCCTTATCAAAAAGTAAAAAAATAACAATGCACTCACAGATAAACAAAGATATTTTTATTTATTGCGATAATAAGAAGATTTCTAAAATAATCGATAATTTAATTTCCAATGCTATTAAATATAATAAAATAAAAGGAAGTATACATTTTATTTTAAAAGAGTCTTATCTTTGCATAGAAGATACGGGTATTGGGATTAAAGAAGAAGATATAAAATATCTGTTTCAGCGTTACTCTCGTTTTTCTTATCAAGTTGGGGGTTTTGGGATTGGACTTAATATAGTTAAACTTATTTGTGATGAGTATGATATAAATATTACGGCTTCTTCTCTTATTAAGAAAGGAACAAAAATGGAGCTTAGATGGTAAAAGTTTTAATGATAGGGTTTTGTTTAATAATACAAATGCAAGCTTCTGTGTACAAGCAGAACTGTTTATCTTGCCATAACAAACTTCCTGTTTCAATTGATAAGTTTTTTTATAGGTATTTGCTTACGTATTCTTCACAAGGTGAGCTTAAAAAACAAATGCTCTCTTATCTGCAAAATCCCAAGGAAAAAAATACCATAATGCCAGAAGCTTTTATTAGTCGTTTTGGAATAAAAGAAAAAACATATTTAAGCAAAGAAGAATTAAAAAGTGCTTTAGATGAGTACTGGGAAGAATATAAAGTATTTGGGAAGTTAGAGTAAAACAGTAATAAGATTGTTAGGAAAGCAATCTTATTACGGCATCTTGTTTAATATTATTACTTTGGGCAAGGGCATAAATACCTGCTTGTGTTAATACATTGTTTTTATTAAAGTTTGCTATTTCTTCTGCAATATTGGCTGAACTTAGAACAGATTGCGCTTCTTGTGTTTGAGTATAAGCAGAAATCAATGATCTTCCAGAGCTTTCTAATTGGTTTTGTGAGCTTCCTAATTCTGAACGAAAGCTGCTTAAGGTGCTAATAGCAGAATCAACAGTCTCTAAATATTCTCTTGCTGTACTTGAATCAAAAGTAGCTGCATCTTGATTTAATAAGTTTTCAAGACCAAGTCCTAGCGTATTTGCTTGAATTCCTTGTGTTTCAATGGTATCAGAACTTGAATTCCCTGCTTGAAAACTTAAATTTGCACTTGTTTCTTGTGAAGTGGCATTTTCTTGTAAGAGATAATTGCCATTATAATTAGTAGAGCTTGCAATATTGTTTAATTGCTCACTCAAAGCTTGAATATCTTTTAAAATATTTGCTCTTCCATCATCTGAAGTTGTATCGGTTGAGGCTTGTAAAAGTTTTTCTTTAATGGTATCTAGGATATTACTTTGTTCATTAATAGCCTGATCTGCAATTTGTGTTAAAGCAACACCAGAATTAACATTTGAAATAGATTGTGCATAACCACTGCTTTGTTTTTGTAGTTGGGCAGATATAGCTAAAGAGGAAGCATCATCACTGGCAGAGTTTAATTTTGAGCCACTTGAAATTCGCTCTAATGCTTTATTTCCATTTAAATAAGAACTCTGATTGTACGATATTCCTGAATTAATTTCCATAAGAACTCCTTGATGTATACAAATTGTATACTTAAAGACTTTAAAATAGAATTAAAGGCATAAACTAGTTATTTGTGAATTTAAATTTATTTGTTTGGGTGTTTAGAAAAGGATAGAATTTATAGTAAATTTTGTAAAAATAACAAAAGTGTTCTTTAGTAGTAGGATTAAAATTTTACATAAAAAAAGGCTTGTGAAAACACAAGCCTTTTAAAAAAAAATAGAATTATTTTTTTCCAGATACTGCTTCTTTTAAAGATTTTCCAACTTTAAATTTAGCTACAGTAGTTGCAGGTACATTAACTGTTCTGTCTGTTCCTGGTACTTTCGCTGTTCTAGCAGCTCTGTCAGCTGTAGAAAAAGTTCCAAAACCAATAAAACTAACGTTTTCTCTTTTTACTAATGTTTCAGTAATTGTTTCAAGTACTGCATCAACTGCACCCTTAGCGTCTTTTTTAGATAATCCAGCTTTTGCTGCAATTGCGTCGATAAATTCTGCTTTATTCATAGAAAAATCCCTTTGTTTAAATTTAAGATAGGCAAACTTTATACTATCTAAGCTTACAAATACCTAAAAGTAGGCTCATTACTTAAATAATTGTATTTTTCTTATATATCTCCCATTAAAAAGATGATTTTAGACTAAGTAATCTACAACTATTTTCTAAGATTGCAATTTTTTTTAATAAAGAATTAATATCTCTGTCGTAAACATAAGTACCTACACCTTTGATTATCATGACATGATTATGGGATTCTTTTAAATATTTTGTAATCTCCAAACCATTTCTGTTATACCAAGTTGAGAAATCCCCTGGATCATAAATAGGAAGTTCATTAAACGCTGTTTTGCCAAAGTAGTCTTCAAAAACAATTTTATCGTGCGTTAAAGAATATGCTGTTGTATAAAGAGGCACTCCAAAAGCAATATATTTTGCTTCATGAATGTTATTATAAATATTGGCATGAATATGAGAATCCATACTTGCTGTATTCCATCTGTAATCTTGTGTAATAATACTTAAGTCACAATATGCATTTTCATCCATTTTATCAAACATTGAGTCCGATTTATTGATTAAGAACCTGTGCTGGTCAGTCTTTGCTGAAATCGCACCATGGTAAATACCAAAAAAATTCTTTCTAAACATTATAGAACAAATGCTGGATAATAAATTTATTGTTTTTTTATCAGTCATTTTAAAAAGCCTTAAATTAAAGTTTTGTTATGATATCAAAAATAAAATAAGGATGTATTTAATGACTGCACCACATATACCTGTACTATACAATGAAACGCTAAAGGCTTTTGAAGATATAGAAGAAGGTTATATCATTGATTGTACTACTGGTTATGCAGGACATTCCAAGGGTTTATTACTTCAAAACGATGATATTAAGCTTATTTGTAATGATCAAGATGATGAAGCTTTAGATTTTTCAAAAATTGCTTTAGAAGAATTTTCTCCCAGAGTTAGGTTTAACAAAGGGAATTTTGAGCATATTTTTGAACAATTTAAAGATTTTGAAATCAGAGGAATTTTGGCTGATATTGGCGTTTCTTCTTTACAATTGGATAAAAAAAGCAGAGGTTTTTCTTTTGAGAGTGAAACTCTTGATATGAGAATGGATGATAAACAAGAACTGGATGCTTCTTTTGTTGTCAATAATTATTCCCAAGATGAATTAGAACGAGTATTTGATGAATGTGGAGAAGTAAGAGAATATAAAAAAATGGCCTCACTTATTGTTAATAACAGGCCTTTTACATCTGCAAAAAACCTAGCCGCTTGTATATCAAAAAACATGCATAAAGGGCGAATTCACCCAGCAACTCTTCCTTTTCAAGGAATTAGAATAGAAGTAAATGATGAGCTTGGTGTGTTAAAGCGATTATTTGATTCTCTTGCTTTGTTTAAACCCAAAAATTGTATTGTGGCTATTATTTCTTTTCATTCGTTGGAAGATCGAATAGTAAAACAATATTTTAAACAATGGAGTAAAAAATGTATTTGTCCAAGTGATGCGTTTAGATGTACTTGTGGAAATAATAACTCTTTGGGAAAAATTCTTAGTAAAAAACCAATTACTCCTAGCGCGCTTGAGATTAAAGTGAACCCACGCTCACGTTCTTCCAAATTAAGGATTTTTAAGTTTGATTAAACTAAATGCAAAAAATTCAATTATTATTGCTCTGTCTGCTTTAGGCATTGCATTATTATTGTATTTCCCAAAAATATATATAAAAAACAATATCTATTATACTTCTAAAGATATTAATAAACTTTTTGGGCATTATATTTCTTTGAAAGAAGAAAACAGATTTTTAGTTCAACAATTAGAAGATATGAAGTTTAAAAATCAAATTATTGATTCTTTGATTATAAATACCTTGGATAAACAATGATAAAATATATTATCTCTTTTGCTTTAAATAAACCCATTCTAAACCATCTTCTCTTGTTGTTTTTACTGCTTTTGTCTGTATTTTCTTATTTTAATATTCCTAAAGAAATATTTCCACCTTCAAAAATGCAAGCCATTTCTATACTTGGAAGTTATGCAGGCGCTAGTTCTGAACTCTTGGATAAAATAGTTGTTGAAGACTTAGAAGATGATTTAGGTCAGGTATCTGATGTATCAAAAATTTCTTCTACTATTAAAAATGGATTTTTTACTATTGTTTTGGAATTAAAAAAAGACGTAAATGTAAATGATGTTATTTTTGAAGTAAAAGACATTGTAAGTAAAAGTAAAAAAAATCTTCCTTCTGATATGGATGAACCTACTATTAGTGAAGTTATTTATAAAATACCTCTTATCACTGTAGTACTTAGTTCAGCACTAAAAAAAGAAAAACTCTTAGTTATTGCAAAAGATGTAAAAAGAGACATTATTAAACTAAAAGATTTATCCGAAGTTGAAATTTGGGGCGATTCTTCTAAAGAACTAGAGATTGTTTTTAATGAAAAAAAAATAGATGCGTATGGCTTAAATGTAAATGATGTAATAACAGCGGTACAAAATCAAAGCAGTATTTTTCCCTTGGGCGTTATAAAAGACAGTAAAAGGCATTATTATTTAAGTACGTATAATGGTGAAAAAGAACTAAAAACATTAGAAAACTCTTTACTTACTGTGAATAATTTAAGTCTGCGTCTTAAAGATATAGCAAAACTTGATTTTACACTGGATGATAATTCTTTTGTCTCCCATTTTAATGGGGTAAGAGATATTTCTATTGGTATTAATAAAAGTGCCTCAGGCGACGCTA
This window harbors:
- the acs gene encoding acetate--CoA ligase; this translates as MNKFLLEPKEMLLHKHHLNNKNYSKIYNESLLNNENFWKKIAKRISWYHDFNTIKDVSFKKEDLHISWFKEGVLNASVNCIDRHLQKRASQTALICEADEENQAEHISYKQLYEEVCVLANALKDLGVKKGHRVTIYLPMIKETVFAMLACARIGAVHSVIFGGFSSLAIAKRLKDCKSHFVITVNEGQRGGKKIEYKNIVDEALKIKGVKVKTVLVIKHKNTNVFMNKERDIYYHEIKHKYEKICEPEQMKAEDPLFILYTSGSTGTPKGILHTTGGYMVYASFTHEMIFDYKEKDIYWCTADVGWITGHSYIVYGPLANGATTVIFAGMPTYPNPSRFWKIVEEHKVNILYTAPTVLRTLMKEGDEYVKPYNLSSLRVLGSVGEPINPKTWHWYYNYIGKQNCPIVDTWWQTETGGILISPQAYATKLKPGCASVPFFGIKPLLLDENSKILTGRAEGDLCINNSWPGQMRGIYGNKKRFYETYFKTHENKYFSGDRAYRDEDGFYWIRGRVDDVMNISGHRISTAELESALVAHEAVAEAAVVSYAHPIKGEAIFAYVSLMKNVNIKKDLKEELKSWVKEQIGSHAKPEIIQISPALPKTRSGKIMRRILREIANKNFENLGDISTLADSSVVEDIINVYKKENL
- the rlmF gene encoding 23S rRNA (adenine(1618)-N(6))-methyltransferase RlmF — encoded protein: MKKTKTLHKNNPHNQEYNFDELCTSYPALKEYVLINKYNNESIDFFNTKAVLALNKALLKHYYKIENYDLPQQHLIPPIPGRADYIHYLAQYLMQNNNNTIPRGKDVKILDIGTGANCIYPIIASSAYDWDLVASDSSQESLDIAKNIVASNISLNNKVEFRFQNKQSDVLKNIVSNDEYFMASICNPPFHKSQEDASAASSRKIKNLKKDEYAKTVLNFSGTASELWCQGGEVEFISKLISQSTLYKKNFFCFSTLVSKKEHLSIFERKLKNLKAIDIKILEMKQGQKISRILVWSFLSKKEKQAWLEKHL
- a CDS encoding ABC transporter ATP-binding protein codes for the protein MSRNITFKFIFQSVLEKKKALIIGQIVTVLAIMISIPIPLLLPMLVDEVLLDKPSSILASIDTIIGSGDAFYYISIVTLSVIILRIVYFILSVIITKIFTKISKHVTFKIREKLLTHLKRVCINEYETLGSGAVSANLITDVNTLDAFIITSSSKLISSVLTLLAVSVVMIIIHPMLGLMILTIQPIIMLLSKRISKNVSVLKKEENEAVEDFQNNISEVLELFSQIKASNKEENFFQNAINKAKNVQITSNEYAYKSLAYERFSFTIFLVAFEVLRASGLIMVAYSDLSIGLMFAMFGYIWFIITPIQDILSMQYSYASAKAAIKRINKILDLHLEEDSHEILKLKNNALDIHVKKLRFFYNTDKIVLDDISFSIKAGEKVAFIGASGSGKTTLAQIISSFYTLKGGNIFYNDISIHDIKKSSLRENIFLVLQMPILFNNTLRFNITMGNDEICDNKIKEALEIAQMTELINDMKEGLNTIVGKNGIRLSGGQRQRLSIARMIIADPAVVIFDESTSALDVHTETRLFADLEKVLKNKTVITIAHRLSTVKNANKIYVLHEGNIVQEGNHETLSLEEGHYNSFVHSQLI
- a CDS encoding transcriptional regulator codes for the protein MHPNIIKQVCKDLQLTYKRLASEIGYKPDTINKSASTGKISEQLNKAIEMYLENLRLKEELKEFTIMKNTLNKILS
- a CDS encoding dihydrolipoyl dehydrogenase; translated protein: MKNYDLIIIGAGRASNLAVKASKLGKKVALIEKSALGGTCPNRGCVPSKLLIGYAHVARAIKESKKHFIEASIQNIDLEKIFEESNAYVNGIDSVYKNKFNENVTVYKGNASFLNNTTVKVNNEELSAKIIVIATGTRPIAPEHQKAWSSDDLFPLKTRVPKSITIVGSGFIACELANFFDAVGIKTKLLVRSNTLLKNEDAYISDIFKKEFSKNIDIDFETTLEDVQYSKNEFTMKLKHKNKTSTLHKSEALLYATGRIANTDTLELENTDIKIKANGFIKRDAFFQSSVKGVYVVGDASGEHMLQHAAAYEVNYLYKILFANEKKPLAFKYMPHAVFTDPEIASVGYTQEELDSNKRVYVSSTTNWLASAKAMSTKRTYPRTKLLVDPASYEILGCHLIGPESSTLMHQILAVMHINNDVRHLKDMLYIHPALSEAILPAAVKVMEAVNNYKEKSQA
- a CDS encoding DUF1104 domain-containing protein: MKKLLLMLLCFSFVYCENFSEMSTQELIAIMGYVKPAKINNFKRELNSRLSTMNASEKKEYLKNVKKMK